The proteins below come from a single Tribolium castaneum strain GA2 chromosome 9, icTriCast1.1, whole genome shotgun sequence genomic window:
- the LOC664240 gene encoding sphingomyelin phosphodiesterase, which produces MEAKLPVILFLLAIKQQTSEIEATPIAEVNVNNFGDDWDYKVEPNKMPVLSESPKNHNLPPPAKVEIPEKKFVKPAPLPERVAKKIGDAVRARVSCPICRLGVGLLQKEVKRNTSFEDIRTKFVGLCVAFKVEGEDVCAGIFDVFGPDVLPALRVVQIGPDEICALVLGEVCGNVKIPLHEWQVEFPDVPKPNITKRDVPKAGLPTFKVLQISDTHFDPDYVVGSVANCEEPLCCRSTSTPPLVGEVAPAGKWGSYQKCDAPKVLIDNMLKSIAEEHPDIDYVIWTGDLPPHDIWNQTKQSNLDIISETVEQMFEHFPNTPIFPALGNHESIPAGSFAPPWVQDPDRSIAWLYTKVADHWRKWLPASAGNTVLHGGFYSVLIRPGFRIISLNMNYCHTLSWWLIVNSTDPAKELKWLVYELQEAENNGEKVHLIGHIPPGSSDCMKVWSRNFNKIIERYENTIQAQFYGHTHADEFEVLYDVEESSRPINVAYLGPSVTTFENHNPAYRIYYVDGDHENTTREILDHETWTFDLEEANKGNSDPKWYRLYSAKNAYKMDSLRPEAWAKLINDLVESPDLFELFYKHYYRDSPVRPTCDRKCKLQILCDLKSGRSHVKHQLCHDLELTFGS; this is translated from the exons ATG GAAGCCAAACTACCGGTCATCCTCTTTCTCCTAGCAATTAAACAGCAAACGTCCGAAATAG AAGCCACTCCTATCGCCGAAGTGAACGTAAACAATTTCGGAGATGACTGGGATTACAAAGTGGAGCCAAACAAAATGCCAGTTTTGAGCGAAtcgccaaaaaatcacaatttgccTCCGCCAGCCAAG GTCGAAATACCGGAGAAGAAGTTCGTCAAGCCGGCTCCACTACCAGAACGAGTCGCCAAAAAAATCGGAGATGCTGTTAGAGCACGAGTTTCTTGCCCGATATGTAGATTAG GAGTGGGCCTCTTACAAAAGGAAGTCAAAAGAAACACAAGCTTTGAGGACATCCGAACCAAATTTGTGGGACTTTGCGTCGCCTTCAAAGTCGAAGGTGAGGACGTGTGTGCCGGAATCTTCGACGTGTTCGGCCCCGATGTCTTACCAGCGCTCCGAGtggtgcaaattg GTCCTGACGAGATTTGCGCTTTAGTCCTTGGCGAAGTCTGCGGTAACGTTAAAATACCCCTCCACGAGTGGCAAGTGGAATTTCCCGACGTCCCCAAGCCCAACATCACGAAACGCGACGTACCAAAA GCAGGTTTGCCGACTTTCAAGGTTTTGCAAATTTCCGATACTCACTTTGACCCCGATTATGTCGTGGGGAGTGTGGCCAACTGCGAGGAGCCCCTCTGTTGCCGCAGCACCAGCACTCCGCCCTTGGTGGGCGAAGTGGCTCCAGCCGGGAAATGGGGCAGTTACCAAAAGTGTGACGCACCCAAAGTTTTGATTGATAACATGTTGAAAAGCATAGCGGAAGAGCATCCT GACATAGATTATGTTATTTGGACCGGTGATTTGCCCCCTCATGACATTTGGAACCAGACCAAGCAAAGCAACTTGGACATAATCAGCGAAACGGTGGAGCAAATGTTTGAACACTTCCCCAACACTCCTATTTTTCCAGCGTTGGGGAACCATGAATCTATCCCGGCTGGGAG TTTTGCCCCACCATGGGTCCAGGACCCCGACAGGTCCATTGCCTGGCTGTACACCAAGGTGGCCGACCATTGGAGGAAATGGTTGCCGGCGAGCGCCGGCAATACGGTACTCCATGGAGGGTTCTACTCTGTTTTAATCAGACCAGGATTCCGCATTATTTCGCTCAATATGAACTACTGTCACACCCTTAGTTG GTGGCTCATAGTCAACAGTACCGACCCAGCCAAGGAATTAAAATGGCTAGTGTATGAGTTGCAAGAGGCTGAAAACAATGGCGAAAAAGTCCACCTAATTG GCCACATCCCGCCTGGAAGTTCCGACTGTATGAAGGTATGGTCCcgcaactttaataaaataatcgaACGGTATGAAAACACGATCCAAGCCCAATTCTACGGTCACACACATGCCGATGAATTCGAGGTTTTGTACGACGTTGAAGAAAGCA GCCGACCAATCAATGTGGCTTATCTGGGACCTTCAGTTACCACTTTCGAAAATCACAATCCAGCTTATCGCATATATTATGTAGATGGTGACCATGAAAACACCACCAGA GAAATTCTCGACCATGAGACTTGGACTTTTGACTTAGAGGAAGCCAATAAGGGTAATAGCGACCCGAAATGGTACCGATTATACTCAGCCAAAAATGCCTACAAAATGGACTCTCTCCGCCCGGAAGCTTGGGCAAAACTCATTAATGACCTAGTCGAAAGCCCGGATTTATTCGAACTATTTTACAA ACATTATTATAGAGACAGCCCAGTGAGACCAACCTGTGACCGTAAATGTAAGCTCCAAATATTGTGTGACCTCAAAAGTGGAAGATCCCACGTCAAACACCAGTTATGTCACGACTTAGAATTAACCTTCGGttcgtaa